The genomic stretch aaaaagctgTACACTAGTTTCTGTGacacgggaattgaacccgactttatatttacaaaaatcgtATGTCGCTTATGCGATACTGTAGAGTGcagtatattataatttgagCTGCTTGAATTTggcaatttaattataaaatcttttttcttctcctctatacaataatatcttctaatttatttttttgcggGATCccagacagtcattcatgtccctgggacgttggacttcagtgttccggtgtttgcatggttgtatctactgtagatcctggtgcacaggagccGTTATGGccggcttgtcccattaaaaatacgtaaaaaaatattccggTTTCCTCACATGAAGGCACAGAAAGGctcttctagtttcgagtcagtGAGGACGAAGGCGTAACCTAAAcgtacgcacgctgctcatgaggaaaATTCTCCGagtaaacctttatttttagttaattcagtgTGCCTCACGGTAGTTATCCTAAAAATGATTCGGAGGAAaataaaacacttcaaaactcaatttaaatctttttaatgttacattaaaataaatcctaCCATACGACAGATGgatgaaatatatcataatgTGGCGGGGAAGAGAAATTTAAAACCCTTCTAGATCTTGCAGTGATATTCGCTGTATCACTTTTAGATTTCCTACCACTAGTCGTTAGTTTATATCTAGACTTTCTACCATCTTTTAGGTCATGGGTAACATCTAGAGAAAAGTGCTTATTAAAATCAcgaattattttgttatttgattGTGTCGAATTGAAAACTGACGTAGTATCTCTCATTCTATGTCTATCGTGCGATAACAAAGTCTTATTTACTCTTGCTACTTTTTGATCTGATTTCACATTAGTGTGATACAACCCAGTTTTATTTGTCTTCAAAACTTTTCTGTATAACCGAGAAACGTTACATTTATCGCATTTTCTAATAACAATGTTACCTgtattatttgttatgttatactTCTGCCTCAAACTACCTCTTTTTACTTCAACAAGTTTGACATATGAGTCGTCTTTTGCATCTCTCCCGTTATCACTTCTAAAGCATTTGCCAGTTTGATTTTTATCGTTTGTTTGACAAGTCCTCAAAGCGTTGGCTTGCTTCAATTCCTCAATCTGTTTCCCTAAATAATTCAGTCTTTCAATAATCATTTGTAGGTCCTTTATTCCTAGATTCCCCTTATTATCACTCAAAGATCTTctcaaatgttttctttctctttctaaGTCTCTTTTGAACTGTTCCACCGATATTTCTTCTTCTGTGTGGACGTGAGCTGATGCGAATTTTGTCTGGTCGTATTTTGTCCTGCCTCCAATGTGCCATTTCACGAAGCTAGTGGTCTGAGGTTCCAAGTTCAAGAATGCGCGGAAGTTTAAACTCTTTGGTGGTGTTGTGGAGTTCCCTGATAATTTTGTTGGTGAATCCTGAAGATCGATTGCGAGTCTGGAATAGATagattattttaacacattgaacgccgtggtggtcatcggtgaccgacgttagcggaggatttgccttcaacagttttctattggcagtcaaagacttaagtaaaGATGTTTCtcgcacatacatacaaacatacataacctcatgcctgtttCCCATAGGACTACCCCCATGAAGGATGTAAGGAGCAAAGATTATgaaatgccaattgctacgattcttacataggTATCTCTttcttatggaatagggggcaaacgagcatacgttatacgatggtaagcgatcagcgccgcccatggataccggcaacaccagaggagttatctctttcgctttatcaacgttaaaggtacttttaatttggcccttcttgcCAATGTAGTCACAATCAATAAAatttgctgggcttttttcggtttatcgaaaatttctcagtagtaccacggagtctggaattgtggccagtatatggcaataggctcaccccctattacatgggacttacaacataaattgtacattatacagtggcattacgtgctgtaatgtgcacgtaatgtgcctacctcttcggggataaaaggcgaggaAAAAAATTACCTTCCAATTTTCTTTAGCGATTCAAAAACTTGTTTATACGAATCCATGATATTAAGATTACTTGATACATTCCATTGTACAGGTTTCggtgtagttttaattttcttcacACCGTAAGATTTTACATGTTTATCATATTTCTTCTTATGTTTTCTTGGCTTGTTACTAACTGTGGGTTCAAATTCATCTTTACCGGCTCTTAGGGCGAGATTTTCTTCATCTTCATCTATCTTAAATCTTTGTACATTAGCAAAAACAGCAGGTTGCTTTGATTTTGTCGTCTTTACTTCTTCTATAGGAGAAATTTCTTCATAAAACAAAGTAGCATAACGTCTTGTGTGAGGAGCTTCAGTCAGTTTTTCTTCTGACTCTTCAATAGTATTCAAATCAGAAGATTCGTCTGAAGGTTTATATTTCATGTTTGAGGCGCTTATATCTTTATAGAATTCTCCTGAATCCGAGTAATTGTAACCTTGTCTACCGATCTTATGGATTGGACTTGACGATGTCTTAGTTACTAAAAttggtattgtattttttactcCTGTATTTGCTTTTGTGGGACGAATGTCTGTAATGAAAATGACTTCAGAAGTTGTTCTTAAAGCTGGTTTAGAAGACTTCCAGAATGAAGCgattttatcttttaattcTTTTCTTGTGTCTGTATCTAAGTTTGAATAGTGATCAAAGACCAATGCTCTGACTCCTTCTTTAATAACTTTGACGAAATTATCATCAGTCCAAGATCTACTTCGACCATAAGATTCCAAATCTTTAAGCACTTTATGGAATTTCTCTTCATCGTCCTTTGTGTATAAAGAATTTAGGTAAGCAACAAAATCTTTCATCTTGTCATCATACGACTCTTTTCTTAATACATCTCCGATGAAATTAACTATGAACCTGGTTTCTGAAGCAGGTTTATCTTTAATAAAGTCATAAGCTTCTCTAAGAGTCACTTTCAACTGATAAATTTCTGTCAACTCATGAAATTTGGAGCCTTTATAGTGATATTTTTGCAGTTCTTCGCCTAAAATATGTAGGAACATTTGGAAACCATTGTCATCGTAAGTGTTGAGTATACTTATAATCTGTTGTATAAAACCAGTGAAGGTATGTACTCTATCGTCAGTTAGATTACGTCGCGAGTGAGTCTGTTTAGTGTTACGAAGAACATCTTTGACTTGTTTGACGAATTTTTCAACTGTTTTTAATAGCAGTCTGTCGCCTGGTTGattcttatcaaattttagAATCGTTTCTAGAGCGAGGTTGACATTTCTGTTTGGATGTTTCAGTTGCTGTTGCTGGGGGTTCGTTGTGTGTGCTGGAATTTGAAATTTTTGTATTACTGTACTTGCAAAGACTATTGTATGTTctacagtattatttttaagtgtgggagagtcatgcttcgacacgaatgggccggctcgacggaGTGGAGCAGAAAACTGAtgtcaaacaacgcttgcgttgtgtgtgtgaggttactggaggctcaattacctccctcctaatcttcccaatccccgattccccaacatgacttaaatttttaaccccaaaaggtaacgcacttgtaacgcctatgtaTTTGGGTTGTATATGTGCTGGCgaaattgcttatcatcaggtgatccgtctgcttgtttaccggcttataccatactcAATATTGTACTGGGAAATTGCAAATGTAGAAAAAACCGAGTTTGGAGCTTGaagcaaatatttgttatttcaattcaattcagtAATTGCTCTTGCGACCTCTCGGCCCATGAGCTAATAATAAATTCTCTacacttaataaattaaaataaaacaaaagtacatTTGAGAATGACTCAATGAAAAATACCAATCCAAATAAATACCGAATATTGTGAACAGCAGAACACAAGCGCAcactttcattttaatataaaaacactaaCATTTTATCGCATCATAAAACTTGTTATACATTGCGCGagcaactatttttatatttgtaatccaataaaattgttacaaaactattttattgacAATAAACATTGGAATTGTTACtgatttttaaactcattgtTAAAAAGTTTCATCGTTTTTAAGTTGCCTTTTAAAAACCCGATTttaaattcagttttattttgaaaatataatttgtttcaaTTCAAATGGTGTACTAGACATATCAAAaagttactaataaaaaaataattacgtcCTATTTACCCTGTTAAAATATGTAGGATCATTAAATCATTGTGTGCAAGAAAGATCTTTTTAAATACtatgatttttaaatgaagaTCAAGAGACTTTAAAGACAGAATGGGAACCACTATGTTATTAGTGTTGTTCAGTCTgttcttaaattataatttagtgcAATGTGTTTTGAATACAACAGGTATGAATAAAGCAAATTTCATTTATAACTTagtctatttaaaattttaattaatcatttaatataataatcgaaaattaatcatttaatttgcATGCTGATAGTGCATGCTGTGCTTTTCTTTAAGTGATGAGGCGCTTAGACGTATGTTATTAATgtacaaattataatgtaatagcgTACTTATTGTTGGAaagcctaaaataaataaataaaacaaaagtttttatCTGAAGGTAAAccatcagcgccgcccatggacaccagcagcaccagaggagtcacaggtgcgccTACTGCCcgatcaggagctgcggactacctagcgggtttaccggggctctgactcgaaaagcaggagtaggaacggggtggtttttagtcagtaagagtctgacactccctctcgccacgcctaagacgggagaagttattggatgatttaccccacttaaaaaaaaacattaactgccgcactcagagacatttaatgattacttaaactattccttagtaacgattttgtatcgaaaacaattgctaaggactgggttaagtaactattaaatgactctgagttcgGCGGTAAAAGTCTAATATCTCTTTTTCAGACAAATTCAACGAAACAGAAGTAATGAAAGGGCACCAAGAGCTCATGAAAAAAGTTCACACATTCTTCACAGAGTTAAAAAAACTATTCGTAGCCAAAAAATCATTacagagaaagaaagagaaagaagcAGAAATCGACGAAGGCGTGAAAGAGACAACACATTCAAATCTAAGAGCTTTTCCAAATAACATTGACTTCAATCAATCTACTTCCAATTATAAACTGCATAAGTTACCTAAACACATTAATAAACCTATATTCCCGATAACACATATACCAATCCATGTTTACAAAAAACTATTTCCTGACAGCA from Spodoptera frugiperda isolate SF20-4 chromosome 19, AGI-APGP_CSIRO_Sfru_2.0, whole genome shotgun sequence encodes the following:
- the LOC118281231 gene encoding uncharacterized protein LOC118281231; translation: MKVCACVLLFTIFAHTTNPQQQQLKHPNRNVNLALETILKFDKNQPGDRLLLKTVEKFVKQVKDVLRNTKQTHSRRNLTDDRVHTFTGFIQQIISILNTYDDNGFQMFLHILGEELQKYHYKGSKFHELTEIYQLKVTLREAYDFIKDKPASETRFIVNFIGDVLRKESYDDKMKDFVAYLNSLYTKDDEEKFHKVLKDLESYGRSRSWTDDNFVKVIKEGVRALVFDHYSNLDTDTRKELKDKIASFWKSSKPALRTTSEVIFITDIRPTKANTGVKNTIPILVTKTSSSPIHKIGRQGYNYSDSGEFYKDISASNMKYKPSDESSDLNTIEESEEKLTEAPHTRRYATLFYEEISPIEEVKTTKSKQPAVFANVQRFKIDEDEENLALRAGKDEFEPTVSNKPRKHKKKYDKHVKSYGVKKIKTTPKPVQWNVSSNLNIMDSYKQVFESLKKIGRLAIDLQDSPTKLSGNSTTPPKSLNFRAFLNLEPQTTSFVKWHIGGRTKYDQTKFASAHVHTEEEISVEQFKRDLERERKHLRRSLSDNKGNLGIKDLQMIIERLNYLGKQIEELKQANALRTCQTNDKNQTGKCFRSDNGRDAKDDSYVKLVEVKRGSLRQKYNITNNTGNIVIRKCDKCNVSRLYRKVLKTNKTGLYHTNVKSDQKVARVNKTLLSHDRHRMRDTTSVFNSTQSNNKIIRDFNKHFSLDVTHDLKDGRKSRYKLTTSGRKSKSDTANITARSRRVLNFSSPPHYDIFHPSVVW